In Rahnella aquatilis CIP 78.65 = ATCC 33071, one DNA window encodes the following:
- the efeO gene encoding iron uptake system protein EfeO, with product MPHFRRKALQTVLLSLPAFALSASVLAADVRQVKIAVNDKQCEPMALTVPAGKTQFVIHNNSQKNLEWEILKGVMVVEERENVAPGFTQKMTANLEPGEYDMTCGLLSNPKGKLTVTAEGTAASGKPDAMALVGPIAEYKVYVTQQVAELVAHTKAFTDAVKKGDLAKAQSLYASTRVYYERIEPIAELFSDLDGSIDAREDDFEKKAEDPNFTGFHRLEKILFADKTTQGTGPFADKLYTDTVDLQKRIADLTFPPSKVVGGAAGLIEEVAASKISGEEDRYSRTDLWDFRANLDGAQKIVNLLRPLLVKADKPLLDKIDANFKTVDALLDKYKTKDGYENYEKLSDADRNAMKGPITTLAEDLSKLRGVLGLD from the coding sequence ATGCCACATTTTCGCCGTAAAGCTTTACAGACTGTACTGTTGTCCCTGCCGGCTTTCGCGCTGAGCGCCAGTGTGCTGGCTGCTGATGTTCGTCAGGTTAAAATTGCTGTTAACGACAAACAATGTGAACCGATGGCGCTCACCGTGCCCGCCGGTAAAACCCAGTTTGTTATCCATAACAACAGCCAGAAAAACCTGGAATGGGAAATTCTGAAAGGCGTGATGGTGGTGGAAGAACGTGAAAACGTGGCGCCGGGCTTCACGCAGAAAATGACGGCTAACCTCGAACCGGGCGAATACGACATGACCTGCGGCCTGCTGAGCAATCCGAAAGGCAAACTGACGGTCACTGCTGAAGGTACGGCCGCTTCCGGCAAGCCTGACGCCATGGCGCTGGTCGGCCCGATTGCGGAATACAAAGTGTATGTGACTCAGCAGGTGGCTGAACTGGTGGCACATACCAAAGCCTTTACGGACGCGGTGAAGAAGGGCGATCTGGCGAAAGCCCAATCCCTTTACGCGTCGACCCGCGTTTACTACGAGCGCATCGAACCGATTGCCGAGCTGTTCTCTGATCTGGACGGCAGCATCGATGCCCGTGAAGATGATTTCGAGAAAAAAGCCGAGGATCCGAACTTCACCGGTTTCCACCGTCTGGAGAAAATCCTCTTCGCGGACAAAACCACCCAGGGCACCGGACCGTTTGCTGACAAGCTGTACACCGATACCGTTGATTTGCAAAAACGTATCGCAGACCTGACCTTCCCGCCAAGTAAAGTGGTCGGCGGCGCAGCGGGCCTGATCGAAGAAGTGGCCGCCAGCAAAATAAGCGGCGAAGAAGATCGTTACAGCCGCACTGATCTGTGGGATTTCCGGGCCAACCTTGATGGCGCACAGAAAATTGTCAACCTGCTGCGTCCGTTGCTGGTCAAAGCCGACAAACCGCTGCTGGATAAAATCGACGCCAACTTCAAAACCGTTGATGCGCTGCTGGATAAATACAAAACCAAAGACGGTTACGAGAATTACGAAAAACTGTCTGATGCGGACCGTAACGCAATGAAAGGTCCTATCACTACGCTGGCGGAAGACTTGTCCAAACTGCGCGGTGTGCTTGGTTTAGATTGA
- the efeU gene encoding iron uptake transporter permease EfeU translates to MFVPFLIMFREGLEAALIVSLIASYLKRTQRGQWLGVVWIGVFIAAALCLALGLFINATTGEFPQKQQELFEGIVAAVAVCILTYMVFWMRKVSRSIKVHLEGAIDHALNSGRGQGWALVAMVFFAVAREGLESVFFLLAAFQQDVGIEAPIGAMLGLGAAIVLGFLIYYGGVKLHLAKFFKWTSLFILFVAAGLAAGAIRAFHEAGLWNRMQDIAFDLSGTLSTHSLFGTLLEGMFGYQEAPTVSEVAVYFLYLIPALFLFFKPQGKSPVVAPASAGQKTQR, encoded by the coding sequence ATGTTCGTTCCGTTTCTCATTATGTTTCGCGAAGGGCTGGAAGCGGCGCTGATCGTCAGCCTGATTGCCAGCTACCTCAAACGGACGCAACGCGGGCAGTGGCTCGGTGTGGTCTGGATTGGCGTTTTCATCGCCGCCGCACTGTGTCTGGCGCTCGGTCTTTTCATCAACGCCACCACCGGTGAGTTTCCGCAAAAACAGCAGGAGCTGTTTGAAGGTATCGTCGCGGCCGTCGCGGTGTGCATCCTGACTTACATGGTGTTCTGGATGCGCAAAGTGTCGCGGTCTATCAAAGTGCATCTGGAAGGGGCGATTGATCATGCGCTGAATTCCGGTCGCGGTCAGGGCTGGGCGCTGGTCGCGATGGTGTTTTTTGCGGTTGCGCGTGAAGGGCTGGAATCGGTGTTTTTCCTGCTGGCAGCCTTCCAGCAAGACGTCGGTATCGAAGCGCCGATCGGCGCAATGCTCGGGCTCGGCGCAGCCATTGTGCTGGGTTTCCTGATCTACTACGGCGGGGTGAAACTGCATCTGGCGAAGTTCTTCAAATGGACCAGCCTGTTCATTCTGTTTGTCGCCGCCGGGCTGGCTGCGGGGGCTATCCGCGCTTTCCACGAAGCCGGATTGTGGAACCGTATGCAGGACATTGCCTTTGATCTGAGCGGTACATTATCCACACACTCTTTATTCGGCACGTTGCTGGAAGGGATGTTCGGCTATCAGGAGGCCCCGACGGTCAGTGAAGTTGCGGTGTATTTCCTGTATCTGATCCCCGCACTGTTCCTGTTCTTTAAACCACAGGGTAAATCGCCTGTGGTCGCGCCGGCCTCTGCCGGGCAAAAAACACAACGTTGA